Sequence from the Tachyglossus aculeatus isolate mTacAcu1 chromosome 17, mTacAcu1.pri, whole genome shotgun sequence genome:
tgtcttgtcttacgctgctTGGTCATctggtaatataataatgataacagtaatattaAGCGGTATTGTGTATCAAGCCCTgcaccaagcgctggagtaggtgcaaggtGATTAAGACCCCTGGCTTTAATTCCCCAACCACGAAGCCCCTCGCTCTTtgtagtaatataataatgataaccgtggcatttattaagcatttactatgtgccaagccctgtgccaagcgctggagaagatgcaagataattaggtccactGCTTTAGTGCCCCAACCATGAAGCCCCCGGCTCTCtgtagtaatataataatgataaccgtggcatttattaatgccaaatgtgccaaaccctgcgccaagcgctgtagtagatgcaagatcattagGTCCACTGGCCTAAATTCCCCAACCACAAAGCACCTCTGTCTTtgtagtaatataataatgataaccgtgGAATTTAttctgcatttactatgtgccaagcgctagtttagaggcaagataattaggtccactGCTTTAAATCCCCAATCACGAAGCCCCCCTGCTCTctgtagtaatataataataactgtggtatttattaagcatttactacgtgccaagccctcggccaagctctggagtagatgcaagaaaattaggtcctctgggcagagctgggcttaatcCCTACCTGGGAAGCCCCCTCTCtccgtagtaataatagtagtgattgtggtatttgttaagggtgccAAGCCCTGCTGTAAATCCTGGGCTGAACCATCCAGTCTGCTGGATCtcctgggtttaaatccccgGGCTGGTTGTGCATGCTTCCCCCGACGATGGGCATGGCTGTGATTTCTGCAGAGAGgtgcggggggagatggggaagtggggggggggggggggctcgagGGTGAGGTCGGGGGTCTGCACCCAGACTGGCTGGTCACACCAATTGGGAAGATGGAGGGGGGCCTCCAAGGGGTCCAACGTCTGTTTGCCTCGTAGGTCTCTAAGAAAATGGCAGACAAACCAGACATGGGAGAGGTCGCTAGCTTCGACAAAGCCAAGCTTAAGAAGACAGAAACACAGGAGAAGAACACGCTCCCCACCAAAGAGAGTGAGTGAGCCaagccttctcctccccccagcccaagGGACATGAATGAGCCTGTACCCCCCAACCCTCATACCCCTTGGTACCCACCACAGGCCCAGGgtagcgagggggagaggagaggccggACCCCTCGTTTTAACTCCTATCTGTCACCTTTCCTTCACGCTTTCTCCCAAAGCCTTTCCTTTATCCATCCCTCAAAGTGTGACGTTGCTACTCCCTTACTTGTGTGTAGCCCTTCTTACTTTTGAAGCTTGTATTTAAAAGGCCCTCTCTGGTCTCCGCAGCAATCGAACAAGAGAAAAGGGGTGAAGTTTCCTAAGGCCCCGGACACACCCTCGATGGGACCCCCAGTCCTGATTTTTGAAGCTCTACCTGAATCATCACGGCCGAAGACATGAGGCACCACCTGGGTGCTTGAAGCTCTGATACTTAAATGGACTTAAGATTGGACCCACCACACTCACCCGTTGATCTTGAAATGTCCTAGAAAGTTACCTGTAGGACTTGTGAAAATAAAGTACGTTGCGAA
This genomic interval carries:
- the TMSB10 gene encoding thymosin beta-10 is translated as MADKPDMGEVASFDKAKLKKTETQEKNTLPTKETIEQEKRGEVS